The following are encoded in a window of Streptomyces sp. Go-475 genomic DNA:
- a CDS encoding nuclear transport factor 2 family protein — MTSANIDIARSYFQAVQTGDMATLGELLDESIVWHQPGANQFSGEHKGRDAVFQMLGRMMEASRGTFAIDTIHTLMANGDLVTATIHFSGRRDDASMSMDGVDLLRVAGGKITEMWLFSSDPAAEDAFWG; from the coding sequence ATGACCAGCGCGAACATCGACATCGCCCGTAGCTACTTCCAGGCCGTGCAGACGGGAGACATGGCCACCCTCGGCGAACTCCTCGACGAGTCGATCGTCTGGCACCAGCCCGGTGCCAACCAGTTCTCCGGCGAGCACAAGGGCCGGGACGCCGTGTTCCAGATGCTGGGCCGGATGATGGAGGCCAGCCGGGGCACCTTCGCCATCGACACGATCCACACGCTCATGGCCAACGGCGATCTGGTCACCGCCACCATTCACTTCAGCGGCCGTCGCGACGACGCGTCGATGAGCATGGACGGGGTCGACCTCCTGCGCGTCGCAGGCGGCAAGATCACCGAGATGTGGCTCTTCTCCAGCGACCCGGCCGCCGAAGACGCCTTCTGGGGCTGA
- a CDS encoding MarR family transcriptional regulator → MADLKRLYRELVSLEIELWNGIEGRLRAEYDLPLTSFEVLHLLLRRPGPRIQDIAEEFSITVGGTSKVVDRLEAAGLCERRANPTDRRSSIVELTPEGRKLVDGALKVFEDELELRIGSVISERSVREVTAVLSTLRAAGRALDAERKDAGQTPAPGTRTPKQPGRPA, encoded by the coding sequence ATGGCAGACCTGAAGCGGCTGTACCGGGAGCTGGTCTCGCTGGAGATCGAGCTGTGGAACGGCATCGAGGGGCGGTTGCGGGCCGAGTACGACCTGCCGCTGACCTCGTTCGAGGTGCTGCACCTGCTGTTGCGTCGGCCCGGGCCGCGGATCCAGGACATCGCGGAGGAATTCTCGATCACCGTGGGCGGCACGAGCAAGGTGGTCGACCGCCTGGAAGCGGCGGGCCTGTGTGAGCGGCGCGCCAATCCCACCGACCGCCGTTCCTCGATCGTCGAGTTGACGCCCGAGGGCCGGAAACTGGTGGACGGAGCACTGAAGGTCTTCGAGGACGAGCTGGAACTGCGGATCGGGTCGGTGATCTCCGAGCGGTCCGTGCGCGAGGTGACGGCGGTCCTCAGCACGCTGCGGGCAGCCGGACGGGCCCTGGACGCGGAGCGGAAGGACGCCGGGCAGACGCCGGCGCCGGGCACGCGGACGCCGAAACAGCCCGGCCGGCCGGCGTAG
- a CDS encoding helix-turn-helix domain-containing protein has translation MSIVLSTASVPARERLDYWYEVISQTYGQLRSVRLDISTPTKAPHEATLTAFPLGSALVSTTEAAPLRIRRTAPGAAGADTDYVSVSLQVRGEMVIDRNGGQTVFRPGALAFFDTTCPFATEVTASFRSHVFQIPRWMVGVSEADLRLLSAAPIEADTETAALVISFLSRLADRAADHPPHVGDLLARNAADLITTLAAERLERDVPDTGTDAAGTALLLRVKAFIDRNLADPDLSPRTIAAAHHMSVRHLHRLFEKQGTTVSRWIQHNRLEACRRELGRPGRNAPTVASVAHRFGFTSPTHFSRTFRAAYGMSPREWRSTRELHRQREAAAPTGPARLLASAPPSSAPNSVLRQESRHQ, from the coding sequence ATGAGCATCGTGCTGTCCACGGCATCGGTACCCGCCAGGGAGCGGCTGGACTACTGGTACGAGGTGATCAGCCAGACGTACGGCCAGCTCAGATCCGTCCGCCTGGACATCTCCACCCCCACGAAGGCTCCCCACGAGGCCACTCTCACGGCCTTCCCGCTCGGCTCCGCGCTCGTCAGCACGACGGAGGCCGCGCCTTTGCGCATCCGCCGGACCGCACCCGGTGCCGCCGGTGCGGACACGGACTACGTGAGTGTTTCCTTACAGGTTCGCGGTGAGATGGTGATCGACCGGAACGGCGGCCAGACGGTGTTCCGCCCCGGGGCCCTGGCCTTCTTCGACACCACCTGTCCCTTCGCCACCGAAGTGACGGCGTCCTTCCGGTCGCACGTGTTCCAGATACCGCGATGGATGGTGGGCGTCAGTGAGGCCGACCTGCGGCTTCTCAGCGCGGCGCCGATCGAGGCCGACACCGAGACCGCGGCGCTGGTCATCTCCTTCCTGTCCCGTCTCGCCGACCGAGCCGCCGACCATCCTCCCCACGTCGGCGACCTCCTCGCTCGCAACGCCGCCGACCTGATCACCACCCTCGCCGCCGAACGCCTGGAGCGCGACGTACCCGATACCGGAACAGACGCGGCGGGCACCGCCCTGCTCCTGCGGGTCAAGGCGTTCATCGATCGCAACCTCGCCGACCCGGACCTCTCCCCGCGGACGATCGCCGCCGCCCACCACATGTCCGTACGCCATCTGCACCGGCTGTTCGAGAAACAGGGCACCACCGTCAGCCGCTGGATCCAGCACAACCGGCTGGAGGCGTGCCGCCGCGAACTCGGCAGGCCCGGCCGGAACGCGCCGACCGTCGCGTCCGTCGCCCATCGGTTCGGGTTCACCAGCCCCACCCACTTCAGCCGCACCTTCCGCGCCGCCTACGGCATGTCCCCGCGCGAGTGGCGCAGCACCAGGGAACTCCACCGACAGCGAGAAGCGGCTGCGCCGACAGGTCCGGCACGGCTGCTGGCCTCAGCCCCGCCCTCATCGGCGCCGAACTCTGTCCTTCGCCAGGAGTCCCGACACCAGTGA
- a CDS encoding phytanoyl-CoA dioxygenase family protein, with amino-acid sequence MDDTTLVSTFIRDGFVKLEGAVAPRVAADCARLLWRETGCDPDDPATWTQPVHWVAGMAQGPFAAAPNSPSLHRAYDLLVGEGRWEPRYSLGTFPLRFPHAEEPDDAGWHIEGSYLPEGESWYFTNLRSRDRALLMLFLFSEVGEEDAPTRIRVGSHLDVPKVLEKYGEDGASGLALAPDLVAASDHRPLAYATGSPGDVFLCHPFLVHAAQPHHGVRPRFMAQPPLMPAAPYELERADGAYSAVEIAIRRGLGQDGD; translated from the coding sequence ATGGACGACACGACCCTGGTATCCACCTTCATCCGCGACGGCTTCGTGAAGCTGGAAGGCGCCGTCGCGCCGCGCGTGGCCGCGGACTGCGCGCGGCTGCTGTGGCGGGAGACGGGCTGCGACCCGGACGATCCAGCGACGTGGACGCAGCCCGTGCACTGGGTGGCCGGCATGGCACAGGGGCCGTTCGCGGCCGCACCCAACTCCCCGTCCCTGCACCGCGCGTACGACCTGCTCGTCGGCGAGGGACGCTGGGAGCCGCGCTACTCGCTGGGCACGTTCCCGCTCCGCTTCCCGCACGCGGAGGAGCCCGACGACGCGGGCTGGCACATCGAGGGGAGTTACCTGCCGGAGGGCGAGAGCTGGTACTTCACGAACCTGCGCTCCCGGGACCGGGCGTTGCTGATGCTCTTCCTGTTCAGCGAGGTCGGTGAGGAGGACGCCCCCACACGAATCCGGGTCGGCTCACACCTCGACGTACCGAAGGTGCTGGAGAAGTACGGGGAGGACGGGGCGAGTGGACTGGCCCTCGCGCCCGATCTGGTGGCCGCGTCAGACCACCGGCCACTCGCCTACGCCACCGGGTCCCCGGGCGACGTCTTCCTGTGCCATCCGTTCCTGGTGCACGCGGCGCAACCGCACCACGGGGTGCGACCGCGCTTCATGGCCCAGCCGCCCCTGATGCCGGCCGCGCCGTACGAACTGGAGCGGGCCGACGGCGCGTACTCCGCCGTGGAGATCGCGATCCGTCGGGGCCTGGGGCAGGACGGTGACTAG
- a CDS encoding DUF350 domain-containing protein, with product MSDIVNGLGRATAYGGLGLVLLVLGIVLVDVLTPGKLGRQIWEQRNRNAAVVLSSALLGIGGIVFTSIWTTYEDFGKGLVSTAAFGLLGLVMMAVAFLVVDLITPGRLGATLVEAEPHPAVWVTASCNLAVSAVISASIA from the coding sequence ATGAGCGACATCGTCAACGGACTCGGGCGGGCCACCGCATACGGCGGGCTGGGGCTGGTCCTGTTGGTCCTCGGCATCGTCCTGGTCGACGTGCTGACGCCCGGAAAGCTCGGCCGACAGATATGGGAACAGCGCAACCGCAACGCCGCCGTGGTGCTCAGCTCCGCACTGCTCGGTATCGGCGGCATCGTGTTCACGTCCATCTGGACGACGTACGAGGACTTCGGCAAGGGGCTGGTCTCGACTGCGGCCTTCGGGTTGCTCGGGCTGGTGATGATGGCCGTGGCGTTCCTGGTGGTGGACCTGATCACGCCGGGGCGCCTGGGCGCGACGCTGGTCGAGGCGGAGCCTCATCCCGCGGTCTGGGTGACGGCGTCCTGCAACCTCGCTGTCTCCGCCGTCATTTCGGCGTCCATCGCCTGA
- a CDS encoding spore photoproduct lyase family protein, with protein sequence MHHPSGGPDDDSGALFGLDALTPAPAATDRHPSFRTSAEARRMLPVREIYAEPAAAASPRGRQITARFPDARVTMVDSHWRIPGLHGNQGNIDRWVRVKGETLVLGEKKTLTTRPNGRSADWIAPGPSNGCAMACAYCYVPRRKGYANPITVFTNIDRIIGHLARHVARQGPKPEPNQCDPEAWVYDIGENGDCSVDALICDNTADLVHAFRQWPTAKASFATKFVNPDLLALDPRGRTRIRFSLMPPDDARLLDVRTSPVAERIGAAADFLDAGYEVHLNLSPVVVRPGWQDAWAELLVHLDDVLPRRVKQQAAAEVIMLTHNQELHEVNLGWHPRAEEVLWRPELQQAKRSENGALNVRYRNRVKGDAVRALRALISRHAPWLRVRYAF encoded by the coding sequence ATGCACCACCCGTCGGGCGGTCCGGACGACGACTCCGGCGCACTGTTCGGGCTCGACGCCCTCACCCCCGCACCCGCCGCCACCGACCGGCACCCCTCCTTCCGCACCTCCGCGGAGGCCCGCCGGATGCTGCCCGTGCGGGAGATCTACGCCGAGCCCGCGGCTGCCGCGTCCCCGCGCGGGAGGCAGATCACCGCCCGGTTCCCCGACGCGCGCGTGACCATGGTGGACTCCCACTGGCGCATCCCCGGGCTGCACGGCAACCAGGGCAACATCGACCGCTGGGTGCGTGTCAAGGGCGAGACGCTGGTCCTGGGCGAGAAGAAGACCCTCACCACACGCCCCAACGGCCGGTCGGCGGACTGGATCGCTCCCGGACCCTCCAACGGCTGCGCCATGGCCTGCGCCTACTGCTATGTGCCCCGGCGCAAGGGGTACGCCAACCCCATCACCGTCTTCACGAACATCGACCGGATCATCGGCCACCTCGCCCGGCACGTGGCGCGGCAGGGGCCCAAGCCCGAGCCGAACCAGTGCGACCCCGAGGCGTGGGTGTACGACATCGGGGAGAACGGCGACTGTTCGGTGGACGCGCTGATCTGCGACAACACCGCGGATCTGGTGCACGCGTTCCGGCAGTGGCCCACGGCCAAGGCATCCTTCGCCACGAAGTTCGTCAACCCCGACCTGCTGGCCCTCGATCCCCGGGGGCGCACCCGCATCCGCTTCTCGCTGATGCCGCCGGACGACGCCCGGCTGCTCGACGTGCGCACCTCACCCGTCGCCGAGCGCATCGGCGCCGCGGCGGACTTCCTGGACGCGGGGTACGAGGTGCACCTCAACCTCTCCCCCGTGGTCGTCCGTCCCGGCTGGCAGGACGCCTGGGCCGAGCTGCTCGTCCACCTCGACGACGTCCTGCCGCGGCGGGTGAAGCAACAGGCCGCCGCTGAGGTGATCATGCTCACGCACAACCAGGAGCTGCACGAGGTCAATCTCGGCTGGCATCCCCGAGCCGAGGAGGTGCTGTGGCGACCTGAGCTCCAGCAGGCCAAGCGCTCCGAGAACGGCGCTCTGAACGTCCGCTACCGCAACAGGGTCAAAGGGGATGCCGTGCGGGCGCTGCGCGCCCTGATCAGCCGCCATGCGCCGTGGCTCCGGGTGAGGTATGCCTTCTGA
- a CDS encoding VWA domain-containing protein has translation MSHLSGKVVEVADQQIAYLARRSRELDQETRVTVYVFADKVECVIYDKDVLRMPSLKQLYRPGGMTALLAAALKSQRELAQTAQLYGDHSFLTFVLTDGQENASHRCEDSPARDPRELVKAVAEMMATQQDNWTLAVLVPDQMGKREAMQCGFPRDNIAIWDATSTQGLEEAGQVIRQATENFMVGRTQGIRGSRAVFSTGADAVNKDTIKAAGLTPVDPSKYQLIPVARDAGIREWVIECGHPYRTGAAFYQLSKSEKIQAQKQIAVLEKKTDRVYTGPAARTLLGLPNTVVRVKPDHNDDFTIFVQSTSVNRKLVSHTRLLLML, from the coding sequence ATGTCGCATCTGAGCGGCAAGGTGGTCGAAGTCGCCGACCAGCAGATCGCCTATCTCGCGCGCCGTTCGAGGGAGCTGGACCAGGAAACGCGCGTCACGGTGTACGTGTTCGCCGACAAGGTGGAGTGCGTCATCTACGACAAGGACGTGCTGCGCATGCCGTCGCTGAAGCAGCTGTACCGGCCCGGCGGCATGACAGCCCTGCTGGCCGCCGCGCTGAAGTCGCAGAGGGAACTGGCCCAGACGGCCCAACTGTACGGCGACCACAGTTTCCTGACGTTCGTCCTGACCGACGGACAGGAGAACGCGAGCCACCGCTGCGAGGACTCCCCCGCCCGGGATCCGCGTGAACTGGTCAAGGCCGTGGCCGAGATGATGGCGACCCAGCAGGACAACTGGACACTGGCCGTCCTGGTGCCCGACCAGATGGGCAAGCGCGAGGCCATGCAGTGCGGCTTCCCCAGGGACAACATCGCCATTTGGGACGCCACCAGCACACAGGGCCTGGAGGAGGCCGGGCAGGTCATCCGGCAGGCCACCGAGAACTTCATGGTGGGCCGCACGCAGGGCATCCGGGGATCGCGGGCGGTGTTCTCCACCGGCGCGGACGCGGTCAACAAGGACACCATCAAGGCCGCCGGTCTCACCCCGGTCGATCCGTCGAAGTACCAGCTGATCCCGGTGGCTCGCGACGCGGGGATCCGGGAGTGGGTCATCGAGTGCGGGCACCCTTACCGCACGGGCGCGGCGTTCTACCAGCTGAGCAAGTCCGAGAAGATCCAGGCGCAGAAGCAGATAGCGGTGCTCGAGAAGAAGACGGACCGCGTGTACACGGGGCCCGCGGCCCGAACGCTGCTGGGCCTGCCGAACACCGTGGTGCGCGTCAAGCCGGACCACAACGACGATTTCACCATCTTCGTGCAGAGCACCAGCGTCAACCGCAAGCTCGTGTCCCATACGCGGCTGCTGTTGATGCTCTGA
- a CDS encoding enoyl-CoA hydratase/isomerase family protein has translation MSGAEEPVLFHTTGRAARITLNRPRALNALTHTMVRRIDEALTAWEHDPAVETVVITGAGERGLCAGGDIRAIHDDARDGDGSASRAFWRDEYRLNARIARYPKPYLAVMDGIVMGGGVGVSAHGGVRVVTERSRVAMPETGIGFVPDVGGTYLLARAPGELGTHLALTGAQAGAGDALLCGLADHYVPSASLGRLLDSLTELSASEALAGVARTAPQGVLAGRRDWIDTCYAADTVEEIVHRLLAHGDPEAKEAAETLLTRSPTALKVTLASLRRARALGSLDRVLEQEYRVSCAALGTPDLVEGIRAQVVDKDRRPRWSPKTLADVTDADVERFFTPPGRHDPGLAAPPGAAAEDAG, from the coding sequence ATGAGTGGAGCCGAGGAACCCGTCCTCTTCCACACCACCGGACGCGCCGCCCGCATCACCCTCAACCGGCCTCGGGCCCTCAACGCCCTCACGCACACCATGGTCCGCCGCATCGACGAGGCACTGACCGCGTGGGAACACGACCCGGCCGTGGAGACCGTGGTCATCACCGGCGCGGGGGAGCGCGGCCTGTGCGCGGGCGGTGACATCCGCGCCATCCACGACGACGCCCGCGACGGCGACGGCTCGGCCTCCCGGGCGTTCTGGCGCGACGAGTACCGCCTCAACGCCCGGATCGCCCGCTACCCCAAGCCGTACCTCGCCGTGATGGACGGCATCGTGATGGGCGGCGGCGTCGGTGTCTCGGCACACGGCGGCGTCCGTGTCGTCACCGAGCGGTCCCGGGTCGCCATGCCGGAGACCGGTATCGGGTTCGTACCGGACGTCGGCGGCACGTACCTGCTCGCCCGGGCCCCCGGCGAGCTGGGCACCCACCTCGCCCTGACCGGGGCCCAGGCCGGCGCCGGCGACGCGTTGCTGTGCGGCCTCGCGGACCACTACGTGCCCTCGGCCTCGCTGGGGCGCCTCCTGGACTCTCTGACCGAGCTGTCCGCGAGCGAGGCGCTGGCCGGCGTGGCGCGGACGGCCCCGCAGGGTGTCCTGGCCGGCCGGCGCGACTGGATCGACACCTGCTACGCCGCTGACACCGTCGAGGAGATCGTGCACCGGCTGCTCGCACACGGCGACCCCGAGGCCAAGGAGGCCGCGGAGACCCTGCTCACCAGGTCACCGACCGCCCTCAAGGTCACCCTCGCGTCCCTGCGCCGGGCCCGGGCACTCGGCTCGCTGGACCGCGTCCTGGAGCAGGAGTACCGCGTCTCCTGCGCCGCCCTCGGCACACCCGACCTGGTCGAGGGGATCCGCGCCCAGGTCGTCGACAAGGACCGCAGGCCGCGCTGGTCGCCGAAGACCCTCGCCGACGTCACCGACGCCGACGTCGAGCGCTTCTTCACCCCTCCTGGCCGGCACGACCCAGGTCTCGCGGCACCGCCCGGCGCCGCTGCGGAGGATGCCGGGTGA
- the rph gene encoding rifamycin-inactivating phosphotransferase — MLSSTYRYVLDLQEIDGTQLAVAGGKGAHLGELSRIEGVSVPGGFCVTTDAFRRTMAEAPSIDDDLDRLSRVDPDDVEAIRTLSARIRRTIEDTAVPADIAAAITGALAPFGEEAAFAVRSSATAEDLPTASFAGQQDTYLNVVGASAILRHVSRCWASLFTERAVTYRRRNGVDDRTVHMAVVVQRMVFPQAAGILFTADPVTGNRKVATVDAGYGLGEALVSGLVNPDVYKVRDGEVVAKTIAAKQRAVQALPGGGTQQVTIDAQRQEQPALTDAQVVRLVRLGRRIEAHFGRPQDIEWCLADDGFRIVQSRPITTLFPVPETGDQENHVYVSVGHQQMMTDPMKPLGLSMWQLTAMAPMHEAGGRLFVDVTRRLATPTGRAGLLDLVGRGDPLVRDALETVLERDDFVPSLPDRGPGGPPPGGAPAPIETDPALVTELVERSQASIAALRRDIRTKSGPALFDFLLEAFAEHKRVLGDRLSMQVIMAGMDATWWLNDKLLEWLGEKNAADTLTLSAPGNITSEMGLDLLDVADVIRPHPHVVAFLQGVEDDDFLDELPKLPGGTEARDAIEAYLDRYGMRCAGEIDITRPRWSERPGMLVPAILDNVRNFEPGAARRRFEQGLQEARKKERDVLSRLRALPDGDRKADEAKRMIDRVRTFIGYREYPKYDIVSRYFVYKQALLGEAERLVRAGVLAEREDVFYLTFQELHEAVRSQRVDDRLIRQRAEAFRSYQALTPPRVLTSDGEAVDGAYRRDDVPDGALVGLAVSAGTIEGRARVVLDMAQADLQAGDILVTAYTDPSWSPLFVGIAGLVTEVGGLMTHGAVIAREYGLPAVVGVHQATRLIRDGQRIRVHGSDGYVELLP; from the coding sequence GTGTTGTCGTCGACGTACAGGTACGTGCTGGACCTTCAGGAAATCGACGGGACACAGCTCGCCGTCGCGGGCGGCAAGGGCGCGCACTTGGGCGAACTGTCACGGATCGAGGGCGTCAGCGTCCCCGGCGGCTTCTGCGTGACGACGGACGCCTTCCGGCGGACGATGGCGGAGGCGCCGTCGATCGACGACGACCTCGATCGGCTGTCGCGCGTGGACCCGGACGACGTGGAGGCGATCCGCACGCTCAGCGCGCGGATCCGCCGCACCATCGAAGACACCGCCGTCCCGGCCGACATCGCGGCGGCGATCACCGGCGCGCTCGCACCGTTCGGCGAGGAGGCCGCCTTCGCCGTCCGTTCCAGCGCCACCGCCGAAGACCTGCCGACGGCCTCGTTCGCCGGCCAGCAGGACACGTACCTCAACGTCGTCGGCGCGTCGGCGATCCTGCGGCACGTCAGCCGCTGCTGGGCCTCGCTCTTCACCGAGCGGGCCGTGACCTACCGCCGGCGCAACGGCGTCGACGACCGCACGGTCCACATGGCGGTGGTCGTGCAGCGGATGGTCTTCCCGCAGGCCGCGGGCATCCTGTTCACGGCCGACCCCGTCACGGGCAACCGTAAGGTCGCCACCGTGGACGCCGGCTACGGCCTCGGCGAGGCCCTGGTCTCCGGCCTGGTGAACCCGGACGTCTACAAGGTCCGCGACGGCGAGGTCGTCGCCAAGACGATCGCCGCCAAACAGCGCGCCGTGCAGGCCCTGCCGGGTGGCGGTACGCAGCAGGTGACGATCGACGCGCAGCGGCAGGAGCAGCCGGCGCTGACGGACGCCCAGGTCGTGCGGCTCGTGCGGCTCGGGCGGCGGATCGAAGCGCACTTCGGCCGTCCGCAGGACATCGAGTGGTGCCTGGCCGACGACGGCTTCCGGATCGTTCAGAGCCGGCCGATCACGACACTGTTCCCCGTCCCCGAGACCGGCGACCAGGAGAACCACGTCTACGTCTCCGTCGGCCACCAGCAGATGATGACCGACCCCATGAAGCCCCTGGGGCTCTCCATGTGGCAGCTGACGGCCATGGCGCCCATGCACGAGGCCGGCGGCAGGCTGTTCGTCGACGTCACCCGGCGCCTGGCCACGCCCACGGGCCGCGCCGGCCTCCTGGACCTCGTGGGGAGGGGCGACCCGCTGGTCAGGGACGCGCTGGAAACCGTCCTCGAGCGGGACGATTTCGTCCCGTCGCTCCCGGACCGGGGCCCCGGCGGGCCACCGCCCGGCGGCGCCCCGGCCCCGATCGAGACCGATCCGGCCCTCGTCACCGAGCTGGTCGAACGCAGCCAGGCCTCCATCGCCGCCCTGAGGCGCGACATCCGGACGAAGAGCGGGCCGGCGCTGTTCGACTTCCTCCTGGAGGCCTTCGCGGAGCACAAGCGGGTCCTCGGCGACCGGCTGAGCATGCAGGTCATCATGGCCGGCATGGATGCCACATGGTGGCTCAACGACAAGCTGCTGGAGTGGCTGGGGGAGAAGAACGCGGCCGACACGCTCACACTGTCCGCCCCCGGCAACATCACCTCGGAGATGGGACTGGACCTGCTCGACGTCGCGGACGTCATCCGCCCGCATCCGCACGTGGTGGCCTTCCTGCAGGGCGTCGAGGACGACGACTTCCTGGACGAGCTGCCGAAACTCCCGGGCGGGACCGAAGCACGCGACGCGATCGAGGCCTACCTCGACCGGTACGGAATGCGCTGCGCCGGCGAGATCGACATCACCAGGCCCCGCTGGAGCGAGCGCCCCGGCATGCTCGTACCGGCGATTCTCGACAACGTCAGGAACTTCGAACCGGGCGCCGCCCGGCGGCGCTTCGAGCAAGGCCTGCAGGAGGCGCGGAAGAAGGAGCGGGACGTGCTGTCGCGCCTGCGGGCCCTGCCGGACGGGGACCGGAAGGCCGACGAGGCCAAGCGGATGATCGACCGGGTCCGCACGTTCATCGGGTACCGGGAGTACCCGAAATACGACATCGTCAGTCGCTACTTCGTCTACAAGCAGGCCCTGCTGGGGGAGGCCGAGCGGCTCGTCCGGGCCGGGGTGCTCGCCGAGCGGGAGGACGTCTTCTACCTCACCTTCCAGGAGCTCCACGAGGCGGTGCGCTCGCAGCGGGTGGACGACCGGCTCATCCGGCAGCGCGCGGAGGCGTTCCGCTCCTACCAGGCCCTCACCCCGCCCCGGGTGCTCACCTCGGACGGCGAGGCCGTCGACGGGGCGTACCGGCGCGACGACGTGCCGGACGGCGCCCTGGTCGGCCTGGCGGTCTCCGCCGGGACCATCGAGGGCAGGGCCCGCGTCGTCCTCGACATGGCGCAGGCCGATCTCCAGGCGGGCGACATCCTGGTCACGGCCTACACGGACCCCAGTTGGTCGCCCCTGTTCGTCGGCATCGCGGGTCTCGTCACGGAGGTGGGCGGCCTGATGACCCATGGCGCGGTCATCGCCCGCGAGTACGGCCTGCCGGCCGTCGTCGGCGTCCATCAGGCCACCCGCCTGATCCGGGACGGGCAGCGCATCCGCGTCCACGGCAGCGACGGGTACGTCGAACTCCTCCCGTGA
- a CDS encoding gluconokinase yields MSQDSAPLVVVMGVSGSGKTTVGRSLAQSLGVPYAEGDDFHPEANVAKMRAGHPLDDEDRRPWLEEIARWLTGHADSGGVVTCSALKRRYRDRLASAAPRVFFLHLDGSPELIAARLTARRGHFMPPDLLRTQYADLEPLGEDETGAAVPIDGTPEETATLAHTAVTSP; encoded by the coding sequence ATGTCTCAGGACTCCGCTCCGCTGGTCGTGGTCATGGGCGTGTCGGGCTCGGGGAAGACGACGGTGGGCCGCTCGCTGGCTCAGAGCCTCGGTGTTCCCTATGCCGAGGGGGACGACTTCCACCCCGAAGCCAACGTGGCGAAGATGCGGGCCGGTCACCCACTGGACGACGAGGACCGCCGCCCCTGGCTGGAGGAGATCGCACGCTGGCTGACCGGCCACGCGGACAGCGGAGGGGTGGTGACCTGCTCGGCACTGAAGCGGCGCTACCGCGACCGGCTGGCCTCCGCCGCCCCGCGCGTGTTCTTCCTGCACCTCGACGGCTCGCCCGAGCTGATCGCCGCGCGGCTCACCGCCAGGCGCGGCCACTTCATGCCGCCCGACCTGCTCCGCACCCAGTACGCCGACCTCGAACCGCTGGGGGAGGACGAAACCGGGGCGGCCGTCCCGATCGACGGTACGCCGGAGGAGACCGCCACCCTCGCCCACACCGCCGTCACCTCACCCTGA
- a CDS encoding glucose 1-dehydrogenase: protein MRAVTVRPGTKDSVEVREVPDPAPAAGELLVDGLAVGVCGTDKEIARGEYGSAPPGRERLVLGHESLGRVRQAPPGSGFSAGDLVAGVVRRPDPEPCGACARGEFDMCRNGRYTERGIKEIDGYGAEAWCVETEYAVRLEPQLERVGVLMEPTTVVAKAWEQVERVGGRSWFEPRRVLVTGAGPIGLLAALLGTQRGLDVHVLDRVTEGPKPGLVRDLGATYHAKDTEQVVTAVCPDVVIEATGANEPVLAALTGTAPYGVVCLTGVSPAGRRMTVDAGAINREIVLQNDAVVGSVNANLRHYRQAADALAEADLSWLERVITRRVPLERATEAFTPRPDDVKVVVDL from the coding sequence ATGCGTGCGGTGACTGTGCGACCCGGCACCAAGGACTCCGTGGAGGTGAGGGAGGTGCCCGACCCCGCCCCGGCCGCGGGCGAGCTGTTGGTGGACGGCCTGGCGGTGGGGGTGTGCGGAACGGACAAGGAGATCGCCCGGGGCGAGTACGGCTCCGCCCCGCCGGGCCGCGAGCGGCTGGTCCTGGGACACGAGTCCCTCGGGCGGGTGCGCCAGGCACCCCCCGGAAGCGGCTTCTCGGCCGGTGACCTCGTCGCCGGGGTGGTGCGCCGCCCCGACCCCGAGCCGTGCGGGGCCTGCGCACGCGGGGAGTTCGACATGTGCCGCAACGGCCGCTACACCGAGCGCGGCATCAAGGAGATCGACGGTTACGGCGCCGAGGCGTGGTGCGTGGAGACCGAGTACGCGGTGAGGCTGGAGCCGCAGCTGGAGCGCGTCGGAGTGCTCATGGAACCGACCACCGTGGTGGCGAAGGCGTGGGAACAGGTCGAGCGTGTCGGTGGCCGTTCCTGGTTCGAGCCGCGGCGCGTCCTGGTGACCGGCGCGGGCCCCATCGGCCTGCTCGCCGCGCTCCTCGGCACGCAGCGAGGCCTGGACGTGCACGTCCTCGACCGCGTGACCGAGGGCCCCAAGCCCGGCCTGGTGCGGGACCTGGGCGCCACGTACCACGCGAAGGACACCGAGCAGGTCGTCACGGCCGTATGCCCGGACGTCGTCATCGAGGCGACGGGCGCGAACGAGCCCGTGCTGGCCGCCCTGACCGGCACCGCGCCGTACGGGGTGGTGTGCCTGACCGGCGTGTCACCCGCCGGGCGCCGGATGACCGTCGACGCGGGCGCGATCAACAGGGAGATCGTGCTGCAGAACGACGCGGTGGTGGGCTCCGTCAACGCCAACCTGCGTCACTACCGGCAGGCCGCCGACGCCCTGGCCGAGGCCGACCTGTCGTGGCTGGAGCGCGTGATCACCCGGCGGGTGCCCCTGGAGCGCGCGACGGAGGCGTTCACCCCGCGACCGGACGACGTCAAGGTAGTCGTCGATCTCTAG